A single genomic interval of Sceloporus undulatus isolate JIND9_A2432 ecotype Alabama chromosome 2, SceUnd_v1.1, whole genome shotgun sequence harbors:
- the USF3 gene encoding basic helix-loop-helix domain-containing protein USF3 isoform X1 codes for MPEMTEKAPLKKQHRKKNRETHNAVERHRKKKINAGINRIGELIPCSPALKQSKNMILDQAYKYITEMKRQNDELLLNGGNNEQAEEIKKLRKQLDELQKENGRYIALLKANDICLYDDPTIHWKGNLKNAKVSVVIPNDQGQKKKGNLKSANVSVVIPSDQLQKNIIVYSNRSQLGGSNQGASVQGITFNISPNLQKQTANVVPVQRTCNLVTPVTISSIYSTEIKSGSQTSVSPLASVPPNPAKKIIEHATSENKQSVPVCTTVASPMNALPLMRIQPEMQCSTQEEDISKSNNRQESFRAIKDAGVPSISLHSNVNVNISHSHLADTASKEDARSGSLESCVTSATGTTCNPFAKLSIHGNPSTEREISGSGAPTASAAENLKPVTEINALPATTLDKWPFPNSSSIGSPGSKSIGNLTRITSAGNTQTTWTTLQLTGNTVQPVNHTPSNIMTTLLNEPVNGASTTASNPSRVLTSTTGFNNLQPAEEQTAEQIMVPSLSYPSLPVQPLVTKAQVIAPSAGSLLSLNSAMQVIQMTQPVGQPVAASPANQNVVILQPPNASPCPPVLRADLPNQSVSQQIVIIQTANPNALSLFSAPPPVRLPVNGASPLTNASNSMQNASGPQMFGGKHLVHILPRPPSSSSPSSGLTQTVSVAMSNQQVPQTVSLNGQLFALKPVKSCCGGSDQIPMQIIQPTTSEDPNTNVALNTFGALANLNQSISQMAGQSCLQMSVCQPVNPHAVSSQTSPNKCVLLAATTASPSTTESSILTTVSHSENTSPTKSSLGLSAKWSRKNPGTKKCLMSSCQMKSCKDSNTFDNGNVEASCQNSGSDSLLKNMPANVLHSFAMQQTDSRASPDDIKVSDSQSKERLRAEQDLESTLSSERNTTVVPQSLPPVSSSSGQFEIVAPVSTECGSPPLQMCKVQTHSTTNSELSKSSKCIPVSPLTPSSSGSHLTISQASGTSVTNAGTSVENVPTTEVSDICRVEQSCSAVMQATDLLEEQGLTKMLSDFSKVGEVVQKNFSVEVEHPGFCTQGTKSIIDSSDELTGKEEGLLLMNTEEENLAQSHSCTSEQEAVTGNGQADSPMSTSSGSSCGFSVASMLPETCRESVSNSTLVNTCNSCTFSEQTDIVAMAARAIFDQETLVKETGTPAPKADVVGREQSLKSHTTKNTDQIETPPSNFSTQNSVHINIDRSAEKQSCSVGVEMSSTDLQISTPQSSSTSTLSVNNLIHQSCIIHPAVSCSGLPSPSSQATVPLTQSIPTNSYMSQSPGHSPVLMTDYASEQLTALRTNTMQVPLMRELHLKQQGQGNRKDSAKRAVQDDHLLSTSKRQKQCQTAPLQLEGLLNQTSDDIADQNQILVNQIPPNSSNLAVSVSSQGHSDGHRLFPSSNFVSPALRQPEVQCNSQPSVSDQAGQHLQPIQHVPTQGMTHLHSNHPYIKHQQQQQQQQQQTGQLRERHQLYQLQHHISHAETSIHTQAHIVHQQRVMHQEVQMQKKRNLIQAAQPTTLTLQQKHHGNDQPRSKSSQPHSHHPQIQQMQQHYASSQPEKSCENPTTSRTHHSHPQSHLNQDILHQQPPDVGNRQSSSGVSSEHVSGHSQMQRLMTSRALEQQMVSQPSIVTRPSDMTCIPHRQERNRVSSYSAEALIGKSSSNSEHRLGIAIQSSRPSEHLEMRNFIDVSRNKGLVMQNMQGRMSVDHTVGSDVQRLSECQTFKANGTNQQPTSSFDVQSSRNSETGNSMPSLRGMQTQAFRIAHNAGLPIDRQKRLPYQPVQSISSGNALPPVRDNENTCHQGFMQSLLVSHLGDQANGNQRPISEHQRNSQCTTSSNVEYNCPPARDGIPIRREGDGQNRESYDMSLVTINSRNNSLNIPFSSSGDIQGRNSSPNISVQKSNSMRMTESHGTKGHMNTPVSGNVHGVVRPPLHHPPVSRGNADQVPPSIRQPGSSATQRSRHPLQDNVSSKIRQPERNRSGNQRHGSVFDPSLPHLPLAASGSMILGRQQPALEKRSSIMRFMSEGAQVSNESAAPDQQALSQNFGFSFIPESGMNPPINANTSFIPPVTQSSATRTPALIPVDPQNTLPSFYPPYSPAHPTLSNDISLPYFSNQMFPNPSTEKPNSGALNNRFGSILSPPRPVGFAQPSFPLLADMPPMHMANSSHLSNFNLTSLFPEIATALPSDGSAISPLLSITNTSASDTSKQSSNRPAHNISHILGHDCSSAV; via the coding sequence CTGAAGAAATTAAAAAGCTGAGAAAACAGTTGGATGAACTTCAGAAAGAAAATGGGCGCTACATAGCATTATTGAAAGCCAATGACATTTGCCTGTATGATGATCCTACCATCCACTGGAAAGGGAATCTGAAAAATGCAAAAGTTTCTGTTGTTATCCCGAATGATCAGgggcaaaagaagaaaggaaacttGAAAAGTGCAAATGTTTCTGTTGTCATTCCCAGCGATCAATTGCAGAAGAATATCATTGTATATTCCAATCGCAGTCAGCTCGGTGGAAGTAACCAAGGGGCTTCTGTCCAAGGAATAACTTTTAATATCAGTCCTAATTTGCAGAAGCAGACAGCAAATGTTGTTCCTGTCCAGAGAACTTGTAACCTAGTTACTCCTGTGACCATTTCTAGTATTTACTCCACAGAAATCAAGTCAGGGAGTCAAACATCAGTTTCTCCGTTGGCTTCAGTCCCACCAAATCCAGCCAAGAAAATTATAGAGCACGCTACCTCTGAGAATAAACAGAGTGTACCTGTTTGTACTACTGTTGCCAGCCCGATGAATGCCTTGCCCCTTATGAGGATACAGCCTGAAATGCAGTGTTCAACACAAGAAGAAGATATCTCCAAATCTAACAATAGACAAGAGAGTTTTAGGGCAATTAAAGATGCAGGTGTGCCCAGCATAAGCCTTCATTCTAATGTTAATGTGAACATATCTCACTCTCATCTGGCTGATACAGCTTCTAAAGAAGATGCAAGAAGTGGGTCCCTAGAAAGCTGCGTAACTTCAGCAACTGGTACCACTTGTAACCCATTTGCAAAACTCTCCATTCATGGAAATCCTTCCACAGAAAGGGAGATCAGTGGCAGTGGTGCACCAACAGCATCTGCAGCAGAAAATCTGAAGCCTGTAACAGAAATTAATGCATTACCTGCTACTACCTTAGATAAGTGGCCTTTCCCCAATTCCTCCAGCATTGGCTCTCCAGGCTCAAAAAGCATAGGTAACCTGACACGAATAACCTCAGCTGGAAACACCCAGACTACCTGGACTACTTTGCAGCTAACAGGGAATACTGTTCAGCCTGTAAACCATACTCCATCTAACATCATGACAACCCTCTTAAATGAGCCAGTTAATGGGGCTAGTACTACAGCTTCAAATCCTAGCAGGGTTTTGACATCTACTACTGGGTTTAATAATCTTCAGCCTGCAGAAGAACAGACAGCTGAGCAAATTATGGTTCCTTCACTTTCCTACCCATCTTTACCTGTGCAGCCATTAGTCACTAAGGCACAGGTTATAGCACCATCTGCAGGTAGTCTTCTTTCCCTGAATTCAGCTATGCAGGTGATTCAGATGACCCAGCCAGTAGGCCAACCTGTTGCTGCATCACCTGCTAATCAAAATGTTGTTATTCTCCAGCCACCTAATGCCAGTCCCTGTCCTCCAGTGTTGAGAGCTGACCTCCCTAACCAGAGTGTTAGCCAACAAATTGTAATTATACAGACTGCTAACCCAAATGCTCTCTCACTTTTTTCTGCCCCACCTCCTGTCAGATTGCCTGTGAATGGAGCCTCTCCCTTAACAAATGCTAGCAATTCTATGCAAAATGCCTCTGGCCCTCAAATGTTTGGTGGGAAACATCTTGTTCATATTTTACCAAGgccgccttcttcttcttctccatcttctggCTTAACACAAACAGTTTCAGTTGCAATGTCTAACCAACAGGTTCCGCAGACTGTTTCTTTAAATGGGCAACTCTTTGCATTGAAGCCTGTGAAGTCCTGCTGTGGAGGTTCAGATCAAATCCCTATGCAAATTATTCAGCCTACCACCAGTGAAGATCCAAATACCAACGTTGCCCTCAATACATTTGGTGCTTTAGCtaacctcaatcaaagcatatcacAAATGGCTGGACAAAGCTGCCTGCAAATGTCAGTCTGTCAGCCTGTCAATCCACATGCTGTTAGCAGCCAGACCTCACCAAATAAATGTGTTCTGCTGGCAGCTACAACTGCATCACCCTCAACTACTGAGAGCTCTATATTAACCACTGTTTCACATTCAGAAAATACTTCCCCCACAAAGTCATCTCTTGGTTTAAGTGCAAAATGGTCTAGGAAAAACCCAGGTACTAAAAAATGCTTAATGTCTTCATGTCAAATGAAGTCTTGCAAAGATTCTAATACATTTGATAATGGGAATGTGGAAGCTTCATGTCAAAATTCAGGAAGTGACAGTTTGCTTAAAAACATGCCTGCTAATGTGTTACATAGCTTTGCCATGCAACAAACAGATAGCAGGGCCTCACCTGATGATATAAAAGTTTCTGATTCTCAATCCAAAGAGAGACTGAGAGCTGAACAAGATTTAGAATCTACTCTGTCATCTGAGCGGAATACAACTGTAGTGCCTCAGTCGTTGCCCCCTGTATCATCCTCATCAGGACAGTTTGAAATAGTTGCTCCAGTTTCCACAGAGTGTGGTTCTCCACCACTTCAAATGTGCAAAGTTCAAACCCATTCTACAACAAATTCAGAATTATCAAAATCGTCAAAATGTATTCCTGTCAGCCCTTTAACACCCTCTTCTTCTGGGTCACATTTGACAATTTCTCAAGCTTCAGGGACATCTGTGACAAATGCAGGGACAAGTGTGGAGAATGTTCCCACAACAGAGGTCTCAGACATCTGCAGAGTAGAGCAAAGTTGTTCTGCTGTAATGCAGGCCACAGACTTGTTAGAAGAACAAGGCCTAACCAAAATGTTATCTGATTTTAGTAAAGTGGGAGAAGTTGTACAAAAAAACTTTTCAGTTGAAGTGGAGCATCCTGGTTTTTGCACCCAAGGGACTAAATCAATTATAGACTCAAGTGATGAGTtgacagggaaggaggagggcctCTTGCTGATGAATACTGAGGAAGAGAATCTTGCACAGTCTCATTCTTGCACCTCTGAACAGGAGGCTGTCACGGGTAATGGGCAAGCGGACTCTCCCATGTCAACTAGCTCAGGCAGCAGTTGTGGCTTCTCAGTTGCATCCATGTTGCCAGAAACCTGTAGGGAGAGTGTGTCCAACAGCACTTTGGTGAATACATGTAACAGCTGCACATTTTCAGAGCAAACAGATATTGTTGCAATGGCAGCAAGAGCAATTTTTGACCAAGAGACACTTGTAAAAGAAACAGGAACTCCTGCTCCCAAAGCTGATGTTGTGGGAAGAGAGCAGTCGTTGAAATCTCACACAACTAAAAACACAGACCAAATAGAAACACCACCAAGCAATTTTAGTACTCAGAATTCGGTGCACATAAACATTGATAGATCAGCAGAAAAACAAAGCTGTTCTGTGGGTGTAGAAATGTCCAGCACAGATTTGCAAATCTCGACCCCCCAGTCTTCAAGCACATCCACTTTGAGTGTCAACAATCTCATACACCAAAGCTGCATCATTCATCCTGCTGTGAGCTGCTCAGGTTTACCCTCACCTTCAAGCCAAGCCACTGTTCCTCTGACTCAGTCCATACCTACTAATTCATATATGAGTCAATCTCCAGGCCATTCTCCAGTGCTGATGACAGACTATGCTTCGGAACAGCTGACTGCTCTACGAACCAACACCATGCAGGTACCTCTGATGCGTGAGCTACACTTGAAACAGCAGGGCCAGGGAAACCGCAAAGACTCAGCAAAGCGTGCAGTTCAAGATGATCACCTGCTTTCCACATCAAAGAGACAGAAACAGTGCCAGACAGCACCTCTGCAACTAGAAGGTTTGCTCAACCAAACATCTGATGATATTGCAGATCAAAATCAAATCCTTGTCAATCAGATTCCCCCCAACTCTTCCAATCTTGCAGTGTCAGTAAGTAGTCAAGGGCATAGTGATGGCCATAGGTTATTTCCAAGCAGTAATTTTGTGTCACCTGCTCTGAGGCAACCAGAGGTTCAGTGTAATTCTCAACCTTCTGTCTCAGATCAGGCAGGGCAGCACCTGCAGCCTATTCAGCATGTTCCCACTCAAGGCATGACTCATCTTCATAGTAACCACCCCTACATAAAGcaccaacaacagcagcagcagcaacaacaacagactggACAGTTAAGAGAGAGGCATCAGTTGTATCaactccagcatcacatttctcATGCAGAAACCTCTATCCACACTCAAGCCCACATTGTCCACCAGCAAAGAGTAATGCATCAAgaagtgcaaatgcaaaagaaaagaaatcttatCCAAGCAGCCCAGCCCACCACACTTACTTTACAACAAAAGCATCATGGAAATGACCAACCACGGTCAAAGAGTAGCCAACCTCACTCCCATCACCCACAAATTCAGCAGATGCAGCAGCACTATGCATCTTCCCAGCCTGAAAAGAGCTGTGAGAACCCTACCACAAGCAGAACTCACCATAGTCATCCTCAGAGCCATCTGAATCAAGACATTCTTCATCAGCAGCCACCAGATGTGGGCAACAGGCAGTCAAGCTCTGGAGTTTCTTCAGAACATGTGTCAGGACACAGTCAAATGCAGAGACTTATGACTTCCAGGGCTTTGGAGCAGCAGATGGTGTCCCAACCCAGTATTGTCACCAGACCATCAGATATGACTTGTATTCCCCACAGGCAAGAAAGGAATAGAGTTAGTAGCTACTCAGCAGAGGCGCTTATTGGGAAGTCCTCTTCTAATTCAGAGCATAGGCTAGGGATAGCCATTCAAAGTTCAAGGCCTTCGGAGCATCTTGAGATGAGAAATTTCATTGATGTGTCTAGGAATAAAGGATTGGTAATGCAGAATATGCAGGGCCGCATGTCTGTAGACCATACAGTTGGGTCAGATGTTCAAAGGCTTTCTGAGTGCCAAACATTCAAGGCAAATGGCACAAACCAACAGCCCACAAGCAGTTTTGATGTGCAGTCATCAAGAAACAGTGAAACAGGTAATTCCATGCCTTCTCTCAGAGGTATGCAGACACAGGCTTTTCGAATTGCCCACAATGCTGGTCTACCTATTGACAGACAGAAGAGGTTGCCCTACCAGCCAGTTCAGAGCATTTCATCAGGAAATGCTCTTCCTCCTGTCAGGGATAATGAAAACACATGCCACCAAGGCTTCATGCAGAGTTTACTTGTCTCTCATCTTGGAGATCAAGCCAATGGGAACCAAAGACCCATTTCAGAGCATCAGAGAAATTCACAGTGTACTACTTCTTCGAATGTTGAATATAATTGTCCCCCTGCAAGAGATGGTATTCCCATTCGGAGAGAAGGTGATGGCCAGAATAGGGAAAGCTATGACATGTCTCTTGTTACTATTAATAGTCGGAACAATTCATTAAATATTCCTTTTTCAAGTTCTGGAGATATTCAGGGTCGCAACTCAAGCCCCAATATTTCTGTTCAGAAATCCAATTCCATGCGAATGACAGAGAGTCATGGGACAAAGGGTCACATGAACACTCCAGTTTCTGGCAATGTTCATGGGGTTGTCCGGCCTCCTCTCCACCATCCACCTGTCTCTCGTGGGAATGCTGACCAAGTCCCGCCATCCATTCGTCAACCAGGTTCTTCAGCTACTCAGCGGTCAAGGCATCCTCTGCAGGACAATGTGAGTTCTAAAATACGCCAGCCCGAAAGGAATCGTTCTGGCAATCAAAGGCATGGCAGTGTGTTTGATCCTAGTCTTCCTCACCTTCCTTTGGCTGCCAGTGGCAGTATGATCCTTGGACGGCAACAACCTGCCCTAGAAAAGAGAAGCAGCATTATGCGATTCATGTCTGAGGGAGCACAAGTGTCTAATGAAAGTGCAGCTCCTGATCAGCAGGCTCTCTCTCAAAACTTTGGGTTCTCTTTTATTCCTGAGAGTGGAATGAATCCCCCAATAAATGCCAATACATCATTCATTCCACCTGTAACTCAATCCAGCGCTACTCGAACTCCAGCCCTGATTCCAGTAGATCCTCAGAATACATTGCCATCCTTTTATCCCCCATATTCTCCTGCCCACCCCACCCTGTCCAATGACATTTCACTACCTTACTTTTCTAATCAAATGTTTCCTAATCCAAGCACAGAGAAGCCTAATAGTGGGGCCTTAAATAATCGGTTTGGGTCTATCTTGTCTCCTCCCAGACCAGTTGGTTTTGCCCAACCAAGTTTTCCCCTTTTGGCAGACATGCCTCCAATGCACATGGCTAATTCCTCACATTTATCCAATTTTAATTTGACGTCTTTATTTCCGGAAATAGCTACAGCTCTTCCTTCAGACGGTTCAGCAATCTCACCTTTGCTGTCAATAACAAATACTTCTGCTTCTGACACTTCCAAGCAATCGTCGAACCGGCCTGCTCATAACATAAGCCATATTCTTGGTCATGATTGCAGTTCAGCTGTATGA